The Aphelocoma coerulescens isolate FSJ_1873_10779 chromosome Z unlocalized genomic scaffold, UR_Acoe_1.0 ChrZ, whole genome shotgun sequence DNA window TCAATGCTCCAGAGACAAAGTAATCCCTGCTCGTAACTCCAGAGCTACTGAGGGCATGTCTGCATTGTACTGCAGTGGATACTGGTCCTGCACCACCCATCCCTGAGGATGCAGTGAGGGTaggaaaagagcagaaaaaacaTGTCTGGGGAGTGAAAAACAGGAGGACTTCTTTACTGAAACTAGCTTTGGGCTGGGAACCGATGTTTTTGACATGGCAGTGACTAGCTGCTTTCCCTAAGGAAAGTGGCTGCTTCCTTCTGAAGCGATCGTTGACATTTTGATTCAGAGAAACTCACTCCCTAGTTTACTGAGCACTGAACCAGTCTGGTTTTGACAGATTTCCAAGAGGAGTTGGGCTCTGGACTGGAGGGagaggctgctgcagggctggaggagggacaggagcgAGGATCACGTACCTGGTCCAGGGCAGCATCTCCTCCTGTCCTCCCCTGGCGGGTAAGAGCAgcatgctgccagagctgggatctGGATCAACATCCACTTGAGAACCATGGCAGACAAGGACCTAGCAGGGATCTATGGTGTGCAGCTGCATTGCTCTGAGGAGAACACATCTACTACTCCCAGGAGAGATGGGAACCCTGGGCTTTGCAACCGTGCTCTTACAGGCTGGTTAGCCAAAACATCCCTCAAACTCTTATGGAAATAGATTAAGCTGCTTCCAGCATCCCAGAGATCAGTGCAAGCCCCTTCTCCCTCATTTTCCCTGGTCCAGGACACTGTTCTCCTTGTCATGGTAGCCTGCAGCCAAGGACGAATCTGATCCACCCCAGGCTAAGCCCCTCTGGCAGTCCCTGCCCTTCACAGGGACccgctccagctgcagcagctcagcctcaGAGCAGATCCATGCCAAacatcctccccctccccagtcaCGGCCCCCTCACAGGTCACTGAGCGAGCAGCAGGAAGGCTTCTGTCCAAGCCAGCACCAGTTATCCTTGTTTCCCACTCACACTGTTTGTCTTGGCCTCTCTTCCCATACCagccttccttctcttccttcttctgccCAAGATTGAATTTCTGGGGCTGTCACTATAGTTAATGAtctgggacagagctggtgcTCTGGGAGAGTCACGCTCAGAGACATCCGAGCccagggcagtgtgggcagaTACCAGGGAGGAGGACCCCAGAGGGGAGAAcacctgaaagaaaaacaagccaCCAACTGAGTGAGCCAGGCAAccaggggaggagaagggacAGGACTAAGCTTGCATCCAAGAGGTGTCAGCAAAAAGCCATCAGGTACCTGGGCACTCCCCGGCTTGAACAGCCCAGCCACTGCGCCACTATGGATGCCATTCCCTGAGGgctgctggccatgctctcCCTTGCCTTCAGGAGTAGTCCTGGTCCATTTCACTCCCAACCTGTGCCCAGGCATGCTGGCTAGCACCAAACCCGACTAATTTAATGATGTGGAGAGTCACACAGTGGTGCTTGGGAGGAGAGGGTGGTGCCTGCCTCTTGGACACACAAATCCCACTTGTGTGTGTTCCACCCGTGCTTCAGCTGGACAGAACAGCCTTGTTCAAACATCACATGGCCTGGGCAAAAGGGGACATAAGGACAGTCTGAGACAGTAAGACCTTAGTCTGAGTGCACAGCAGACCCAAGGCTCAGGAGCAAAATGGCCACAGTCTCTCAGCCTACTGTTGATGagtggcaggagctggggggcTGCCATCTGTGCCTTACCCATGGATGTGCCCAGGAGTAGGTGTCTTCAGCAGGCTCCATTGCCCCAAAAGCTCATCTTTCTGCTCACCTGCACCCCAGCTGCCAGCAAGAACTGACCTGCTGGAGTAATCAATCACACTGTTCCTCAGTTTCCCTTTACTGCAAACACAAAGCTCCTGTTCCTGCAGCTCTTCTTCCATGTCCCATGCTCCTGTGGAAGCTGAGAGATGGAGAGCTCCAACCCAGCATCTGCACAGGCAGGACTGAAGTGGTTCGGGCTGCATGATGCAACACTGGCATGCTCCCTCCTACCCCATCCCTGCACACCTTTCCTCAGGGACCTGCTCCTGTAGCCTGGCTGAGCAGTGCAGAACAGGGCACTTGTTTTGCCACTGTGCTGAGAGACTCCCAGGAGAGAcctgcagcccagctgctgtGTCTCTCACCCCTATGAAccctctttccttctccccacatcccagcacagcccccttGCCACTACAGCACAGTAGGCAGTGCTGTCTGCTCACCACACATTCCACATTGGCTCAAACATTTCAGGCTCAAACACGAGGCGTGAAAACTACctgctggtttttctttttatttaacaaaatcacagcacaataaaaaaaataaaaaaagagagtaAAGAAGCAGTATACACATGGAATTTTTGCAATGAACAGACCTAGCAGCAAATAACAGACCTAGCAGCATGACCTCCAGGCATGGTCATGGGGCAGGGGATAAGAGCCACATCACTGCCTGCTGCACATTAGTGGCTCTATTTCTACCCTTGAAAGGAAAGGCAGAAGGGAAACAGTGCAGGGAATCCAGGAGTGAGAGAGGAACCACATCAGCCATGCATTTTCCAAGGGCATCTGGGTTGTGCTTGGAGAGGATCAGCACAATGCATGGCCACTGTGGAACCTCTCCATCCTTCCCCTCTATCCCCACACTGTCCTGTGCTGGCAACCCTTCCCAGGGATGCAGAAGGACTGCAGGCTGTGGCtcacaatggaaaaaaagaggTCAGGCTAGAGCTGGAGgtcacagctgctgtgctgaaggGAAGTCTGAGACTCCCCAGCTCACCTCGCAGATCAGTCCATCAAGCAGCTTCCAGACTGCAAAGGTGATGGAGTCCAGCAGCTTCTGGCTCAGCCTGACACAGGTTGCTGGATCACACCAGGGACAGAGTGAAAAAGTGAGAGCAGACAGggctctgcccagccccacaCACTGGAATGAGTCTCAAGGAGGGTCAGCCCTGAGACTGGAGGTGGAAGCAGGTTGGCTCCATTAGTATCAGATTCACGGCTGGGAGCTGGTCCCACTCCAGCTGTTGGGACAAGCCAAGGGCTTCTTTGGGACCTACTTGCCCTGGTGTTTGGCCTGGGGAAGTGAAAAACCCAACTGGTATTAGTGTGCTCCTTGGGGCGGGAGCCTGGCCAGAGTCCCTTCCTCTGCTGGACAAGCCATGGTGGGGATGGACCTGTCAGGGCTTGCAAAGCACCCACCAAACTCATCACAAGCCCTCCCCATGAATTTGCACAAGCAGCAGACTCCAAGCTTGCAGGGCAGAAGTGAGGAGGGATTTTGCTCCCGGTGCCATTTGCCATGGCACACACCAGGCTCAAAGAGTGACACTGGGTAGACAAAAGTCCCAGGGATGCATTTATTTGGGGTGGAAGAGGGACTGCTGAGGAGACAGACTGGTCCCAGTTGGAAGGGGGAGGGATGGAGACCAAGACAAATTATTCATGGCTCAGTAGATCAtgtccctgctcttcccagcagccCAGTCGCACTTGGAAAAGCCTCTTTGGCAGTGGATAACCCCCGCCGCAGGTGACCTCACGCCTGGCTGAGAACAGGGATGGTTCTTAccctctgggcagagctggcatCCAGCCTCTCTCGGAGACGAATCACCCACGGGGAATGGAGGGGCGCACAGAGGAGCTTTCCCTTTGTGGTGATGAATCTTCCAGGCCCATGAGGAGAAAAAGTAAATGTAGTGAGCAGGACACCCCATGGATGCTCAAAAACAGCTCAAGCTCTCACCCAATGCCTACCTCACTACCCTCCTCCATCTCTACCTTTAGATGACTTTCTCCCCTGGCTTTTGTCCCATGCTCTCccccctcagctgctcccccTCTGACTGAGCCTCTGGACCTCCAGGATCTCTTCTGCTACTCTCCCTATTCTTTCGCCCTCAAATCCAGCTCAATGTCCCTCCTCCATCCTGCTCTGCCTCCAACCCTGCCTCCCTGCAATGTCCATCCCCTGGCCATCACGAGGCCTTGCCCCTCAACCATCACCACGTGGGTTCTTACATGGCAGCAGGGATGTCGCAGCCGTCCTGCACCAGCTGGAGCCGATAATCCTGCACGATCCACCGCGGGATGGGTGTCTCTCTTGTCCGCAGGCAGCAGTCCAGGACGTTGTTCCCGCCATGCACTGGAGGAGGAAAAATACCACCATGCAGGCTGAGGTCAGCTGCACCACTCCCAGCTTCCCTGGAGGGTGAAGGGGCTGCGGCGGGACGGTGCCTGCAGGAATGCTGCTGCACGCTGCCCCGGCTGGGCACACAGGCACCATCTTTATTGTGCTCACATCCCGGTGCTGGGAGCCCTTTGCCCCCTTCCAACAGAGAGCAAAGGAGATGGGGAACACTAAACAGGCAGAAGGCAACCCTTCGGCATGCCTGTGTCCCTCCTGCACCCTGGCTAGCAAGGCAGGACACGGCGGTCTTTATTTACCCCTCTTCAGGGTGCTGCAGTACAGACACACATTTCCAAGGGGCTGGGGATGACTTCAGCTTTATTTACTGAAGCAATCATAGGTTTGGCAGCCACCCCACCATCAGCCCCCCCCACACGGATCATTCCTGTGACAGCTGAAGGACATACCTGTCTGCGCTtccctgcagagaaggagatcCAGAGTCACCCTCCCAGCAAATGCTGTGTTCACTGCTAATGCCTGACAAGGCTGGCAGCGCCCACGGATGTCTGTAGCACCCAGCAGCAAGGTCTGGTGCAACACCACAAGGCGTCTGGAGCCACCCCCAGCTtcccaccacagagcagaggtTCTAATGTCACCCAACCAGACAGCTGTGACCTGTGCAACCCCCATGTCCAACAGCAACAACCCCTCAAACATGGGCCCTGCCCTACCAGACACCTTCCCTCTGGCTCCCAGTCCTGCCGTTTGCCTCCAGGCTGCCCCACACCACAGGGTGACAGGAATGTTCCCTTGGTGTACTGGGGAGAATGGGACCAAGGCAATCCCAGCCCAATGTGTGCAAGCTGGGctagggcactgggaggcaggATTGCTCCATAGcctttcccaaacacaccatcccagccccagagccccaCAGGCTCCTGTATGGACTTTGGGCAGGACAAAGTCCCTGTGGGACAGGTTACAAGAAGAGGATGCAGGAGGGCTGTGATAGAGCCCCAGCCACTTGTCCCTCTAAAAGTCTGCTGGAAAtgcaaaagagagaagaaactgAATTCTCTCCCTTCATTCCTTCACAAGAAAGGCAGCTTGAGAGGTCCCCTCTTACCATCCAGGATACATCCCAGCACCAGGAGACTGAGGCAGAGAAGGTGGAGCCGCTGCATTTTGCTGCTGAGTCTGGCAGAGGATGGGCTGGAGGCGATGGAGCTCCGGGCAGGAGGGGTGAGCTCTGCACAGCTTCcttgtgctctgctgctgctccccgctgCTTATATATCCTTCCAGCCTATGACTTTCACTTTCTTTTGGAGAAGGTTGGGAGTTTGCAACAAGTCTTGCCACAGGCTGGATTTTAATCTTTGAGCAGTTCCCGAAcatcccagcagctgctttccctgcagccagcTGTTCCATAGCCCTGTAGCCAAACACTCTTGCCCTCTCTGCCAGCACTCAGGCCACAGGTGATGCTGGTCAGGACCAGGCACATCCACGGTCATTTTACCTTGTGAAAGCACCCCAGGGCCCTGGGATGGTGCATGGGGCATCTCACCCCACACATTTCCCAGTCTCTTCTCCAAGACAACTCCAGGACATTCACATTAAATATTGCATAGACTCAACCCTCTGATGCTATGTGGGGTAGAACTTGATTCAACCCCATTTTGGGGGTATATGTTGCTACAGGGGTGATGTCTGTCTCCCCCCCAGAGTCTCCCCATCTGATTGCTTGGGCCTGGtctcccctgccctccctggtGCCTGTGTGGGGGCATATCCAAAGCCAGCAGAGAGAGAAGAGCCCAGTCAGCACACTCCTCTCCAGGGCCAAGATCTCATAGGCCAAAAGACAACCTGATTTGCAGGTGTCCCAGAAAATAAGTTCTTGGCCAAAAGCAGCTACAGAGCTTCCTGTAAACAGGTTTTCTCCATGCAAGAGCAGAAATCCCCCGTGGAGGCTGTGTGCATGGTGCGGGCTGCCAGCAGCTCACCCGCTGCGTGGGCACTGCCGAGAGCGAGGACCAGCACTCCCGCTTTGAATCTTCACAGGAGCACAGGGACGGGGGTTGTTTCTCCTTGGTATGGTGACTCACCACCGTGCAAGTGCCAGTGCCACCTGCAGTGATGTCCCTTAAACCAGGCTGCTTCAGTCCCTTGTGGGAAGCAGAGAGCACTGGGGTTGTCAGCCCAGGGAAGGAACGATGGAAGGCTCACTGCtgtcagcagctgctctgtagGGGGTTGGGGGCTGGAGTTGCCAGAGTCAGGGTCTTCTGTGAGGGGCCCAGGGGCAGGACAAATGTAAAGGCACCAGATGCACACAGACAAATTCCCACTGACaacagcagaaatatttaacaACACAGGTGAACAAAGTCTGGAGCAGGGTCCCTATGCCTGCACCTTTTCCCTTGCTCAAGCTTAGGACTGTCCTTGCACCTCAGTGGAGAGCACTGTGGACAAATATCTACCCAGCTATAAGGCACAGAGCTGGGACCCAGGGACCTCAGTGAGTCCCTCTGCTCCTCTCAACAGTAGGAGAGgctctgccccttccccacTCCATGGTAAGAAGCAAGAGGAGACTCCAGCCATGCCACCAGACATGGTGCTGTATGCGTGCATTGGCACCAGCACCATCACCAGCTTGATATGTGAGGTGATCCCCTCCATCAGGAAAGCATTGCCTCTGTCTGTTCCTGTGCCCTGGTAAACCAGCACTGTGGGGAAGGGatcaggcaggggctggtgggcAGGAGGAGTAGTACAAACAGGATGTGCCGGCTTAACTTCAGTCAGCACCTGCTGACACTCACAAGCCAGCAGAAGGCGAGTTTAGGTGGTGGAGGATTAGCATCTGCCATCAGCCCTGGGCTCCCTGCAGGTTTGGGGATGTAGGCTGGTTCTGCAACCTGGTCTCTACTTGATCTCCTCAGAGTGCTGCCAAAGAGATGTCACAGCAGGGAGGCTGACAGCTCCTGGTTGCTGGTGGCCAGAACTGCTCCTAACCCAGAGCCAGCTCCTCGCTGGGGGTTGGTCTGATGGTGTGGAGCCCTCTGCAAAGAGTGGGTCCCAAGAGCAGAGCCTTGACCCACTGGCAAGAGGTACTGGGGGTGCTGCCTGGCAGCAAACCCACACCTCCTTGCATGTTCAGTGTGTTTGACAGATCTTGGAGCACAACCAAGTGGTACTGGGAGTCCCGTGCTGTGGGACTCCCCTCCAGGCACTGCTGGGTCCTGCACCCCATGGCAAGCAGGCCTGCCCCCagccaccacttccctggcacAAGGTTCTCCTGCCTGGTGCTGGCTCTCAACTGGCTCTACACCGAAAGGGGCATGCTGAGTTGGGAATATATCTATCTGGGACTAAACCTCTTAGCCACCTATGGCTGCAGGGGCCCCCTATCCCTtgagctgcccacagcccttccAACTACATGGGCAGGAAAGGGAGGTTGTTCTTCCTCATGACAGTTGTCTGGGAGCCAAGTGGGTGaaagcacagctgcttcacacGCCTCTGCTCCCCAGGAAGAACATCAGAGAGTGAGGAAAGGGGCTTTCCGCCTGCATTGTGAAAGGGGAATGTAGTGAGTTTCCCCCCTCTACTGGGGTCAGCAAGATTTCTAAGAAAAGTGTAGTCATCTCTGAAGTGCATCCCTGTGGCATTCAGGAAGGTCAGCCATCCCCCCCACAGAACTGAGCCTCAGGAACCAGAAGAGGTGGTGTAGATGGGAAAGACAGCGATGCTTCAGGGTCCAGGGTTCCCAGAGGCACAAGCTGGCAGGGGATTTAGTGGGGATGAGGGAAGAGCATCGTGTGCACTGACTCATTTAAACCTCTTCCTGAGCAATTAGGGAGCACTGGAGCTCCAGCCCCAAGGACACCACAGGATAAAGCATGAAGCATCCATGAGCACTCACTCCTGCAGAAACCTCGATAATGCAGTTGTTAATTAAAGTGGAAATCAGAAGGAACAAATTTCCCTGTGGGAAATCCAACACATGAAAATGTAAATGGACCATGTGGGTATCACCTTCACCCCTGGGCTCTCCTCAGGGAGCACTGAccatgctgctgctttccttaACACCTGATGGCCTGCAGGAGCCCCTGGGACAGCTTCTCCCAGGCTGTCTGGTAGTGGTCTGCCTTCCACCTCTGAGCTACGGAGCTGGAAAGGGCGAAGGGGGAATTTCAGCAAATTCCAGCTACAGCCAGTCTCTGGGGTGGGATCTGGCCTGGATGCATTCATTTTGTTGGGAAATTCTGGGCAAGCACTGAATCTGCTTCAATTCCCCTTGCAACACCCGGCTTGTGGCAGCCTCACACAGCTCCTACCATATTCCCAGTCCTGGTGTAGCACAGGGACTGAGGCCACAGCAGACTGTGGGGCTCAGGGCCCCACTGGATCTCCTCTAGCTGAGTGAACACAGTCATTCTGATTTAAATGGAGATAAGGGGGGAAAATTTAGTAAGCACGGCTTTGCCCAGAGGTTACCATGAGTGATGAGCAGCAGATCCAAGAGCCTTCATTTGTGTCTTGCTCTACACTCCTAGGCAAGTAACTATCTCCCAGGATCCATGCAACACATGTATTCCTCAGCATCACCCTTGGGCTGCAGTTTCCCAGCCAGATGCTTCCTGCAAATAGCACGGAGATGTCAGTGGCCGGGTGGGATGCCCCCAGCCCTGACTCCCTGCCATCATTCTGCCTTCCTCTCTGCAACCTGTCCAGAGATTCCAGAGGGGATGGCTGGGGACATCTCGAAGACCTGTACAAAAAGCAGCCCACAGCAATTTCCTTGACATCTCCTGCGTCAGGCTTGGCAGGGAAGGATGCCCAGTGAGGCTGCGCAACAAATTCACCTGTGGACAGATCCACAAGCATATGGGACAGAACAAACTCTTGGGggctgctctcactgctctgttgGCTCTTTGACAATGGGCAGGGAGACTGTGGAGTTCTTGGTTTGTTGCAGCTCTGGGTCAGGGCTCAGGTTGGCCCAACACATGACATCCTCAGAGTAGAGCAGATGCTTtccacagcccaggagcagaTCTGCAATGGGGAGACAAGGACTGGAGACAAGCAGAGGGACCTCGGTTTCTGGGGAAATGGAAGGAGGAATAGCAGCATGAGACACCCCAAAGCCAAGGATCTTcagacagcaaaacaaaaggtgggggaaggaggaCACCTGGGAGTTACACGTAGGCAAAAAAAAGGTTGAGAGGAagctctgggctgtgccctCTAGGACAGAATGAGTGCCAGGAGATGGCCAGGACTGGGAAATactttggggcaggaagggTGAGAGTCCCTGTTGCCCACCAGCCGCTCTCCCACATCCTCTCTGCTCTGAAGACCATGGCAGACCTCAGGAGAGCAGTGTTGGTGGAGAGAACACCAAAAAACACCTTGAAGCTTTGCTTGGAAACCAAAGCCCCTCTAACACCCGCGCAGCCCCAAAAGCAGCCCTTGGTCCCCATGAGGCTGCTGCAGTacagccagctcctgctgctgggcaagGACATGGCATGGAGGGACGGAGCTGGTGTGCCTTTATCCAGGTGAGCCTTGCTGGAGCTCCGCCTGGCAccacagcccagagcattccGCTGCTGGCACACCCCCAGAGCATCATCTCCACCAGCTAATGACTTGAGTTAATCATTTGGCCTGGGCTCAAGACTTTCTTGGCAGtgttctgttttctgtctcgcctggctgctctctgctgtCACTGAAGCCTTTCTGCTCCAGGGTGGCTGCGCTTTCCTAACTTTTTGCTCAGCTTGACATTGTTGcaactttctttccttccctgcagACTGATTTTATGTCTAGGCGGGCTTTCATACAGCCCTCGCCTACCTACTACCCCAGCACATCCTTCATCAATACTGTCTTATCTCGGCACATGGGGCAAAGCAGCAGGTTTTCCCTGCCCAGGCGTACAGCCGTGCAAATTCCTTCCTGCTGCTTCACTGCTGCACTGTCTTAGACCTTCTTCTTCACATCTCTTGTCCCAGCTGGGGTCTGCAGATTCAGGTCCTTTGTGAAGAAGGAATTTTGGTGCCCGCTGAGTGCTGCAGGTCCCAGCTCATCACCTCTGTCAGGGAATCTCCTCAGAGGTGTCTGCCTGGTGCCGTCTCACCGTAGCAGCGCTGTGGCCATCTGTTTCACACCTGCCTCAAGAGTAAC harbors:
- the CCL19 gene encoding C-C motif chemokine 19, whose protein sequence is MQRLHLLCLSLLVLGCILDVHGGNNVLDCCLRTRETPIPRWIVQDYRLQLVQDGCDIPAAIFITTKGKLLCAPLHSPWVIRLRERLDASSAQRAKHQGK